In Scophthalmus maximus strain ysfricsl-2021 chromosome 5, ASM2237912v1, whole genome shotgun sequence, the sequence CCCCCCACTCTGGTCTGTTCTCTGAGGTCCCTCAGTGGTTTTctatctgcgtgtgtgtgtgtgtgtgtgtgtgtgtgagacttcaAAGCCAGTCGGCCCAGTCATAGCTTGTAGGACAGTTTTAAATGAAAGGCTCTtagacacactctcacacacacacacacacacacacacacacacacacacacacacacacacacacacacacacacacacacacacacacacacacacacacacacatgttaaacACACATCAGCCCTCTTGAGTTTTTTAGTGACTGGAGCTTGTTAGTTTGTGCAGCAGGAGAAACCAGATGAAGCCAGCCCACACACCAGGTGCACACTGCTGCCCATATATTCCCTCTCAGCCTTCTTATCTCAtccttttccacttttttcaAGGGTTTTAGAGTTGTTTTTCTATTCTGATGTAATTCATTTGGAAAATTGTAGCACAGAGAAAACAATTTGCCAACGAATCCCttgattagttgattgacaGACCGTTAATCTGAAGCTAATGAGAAATTATGAACGGTCTcttttttcagcttcttaaatgttttctcctcttttctttatatTATGTAGCACAAAGACTGTTGGTTGGAAAAATTAAGTTAAaattttcttacatttcctGGACCACACAGTTCTTCtgttaatcaagaaaataatcataatcaagTAATTAAAACGATCATTTGTTCCTGCTCTAAATCATAGCAGCATTTTGAATGTATGTACGCATGTTTATTGTATGTGCGTCTTTGCAAACAGTATACTGCACGTGTGGCACCATGTGCTCTTCTGTTGCCTCCATACCTGTCTAACTCAGCTGAAATTACAGATGAAGGGAGGGGAACGCGTGCTGTTGGTCCTAAATGAGTTGGCTACAGAAGAagagagcgatggagggagGTAGaaagcggagggagggagagtaaACAACAGATGGTGGAAGCATGTTGCTGCTATTCGCAGTGGCAAACACGGCAAAGGCCCACCACCAGTCTCCTGAGATGTTACTACGCAACGACGATCGTGGCGAtgcggggtcagaggtcaagtgCCTCCTTGATGACGGCCCATGATGCCAGATTGTCATCCACATGCGGTGCCGGACTGGGCCAGTTGAGACACCCTCACACAGAGGGTCTGTACAGTGTAAATTGTACGTTCTTTGGCTGTAGTTTGGCAGGGAGAACTCTGGAATCTTCCATGCTGGCTCCACCCTTAACCCACCTGCCAGTCGTGATGACACACGCTGAGAGCtgagcgtgtgtatgtgtgtgtgtgtgtgtgtgtgtgtgtgtctctgtctgtgtctgtgtctgtgagtccGAGCACTGACCCTGCTCATGCTGATGGCTGATCTGAGCGGTGGCACATATTGGCTGCCAGCTGAAGTGACCTCATTCacagcgagagaaagagaaagagcgaACGGGGAAAATGCTAactgaaacagaacagagtgtgtgtgtgtgtgtgtgtcgtgtgtgtgtagagggcACAGACATTTTACCGAGAATTGCACCATGACCTCACTGTGGTGAGGGGATGATTATCTGTGCTTGTGTCATCAGTTCctggttaaaaatgaaaagtctgCACATATTGTTACATTAACTCTActttaaaatttaaagaaataaaatgtgtatttccaACTCAATATTGTCTTTCAAGGCTTAAGTTACTATTTCATGTATGGAATGAGACACAAGGTTTGGACAGGCAAGGATTGACCTTCTTTTATccatcttttgattttttttctttttcaaacatatCAGTGCTAAGTCATCATCACATAAATAAGCCATGGCTCACTCCTATCGAAGGTGCGAGACAGTCTTACCAGAGGTAGCGTCAGTTCAGCATGCACTTAAAAATAAAGTGCTGCTTTGTGGCCTGTGTTTGTAGAGAGTTTCCTCATCCACTTCCCTGTCTGTCCGAGGTGTGACTGGGTCTTTTCCTGTGAACAGGAAGCACCGGCGGCCATTCCTGGAAGAGATCGCTACGTCAGTGAAACCACACTGCACTGTTAACCATGTGTTAGATCTTCAACAGTCTATTACCTGTTCTGTGACTCAGTTTCACATTTAACCAAACCTGGAAGTGAATGAAACAGAAACTGATTAAAAACGAAATCAGTTTCGCCCACACAGGAAATTATCATATTACAcagaaaattacataaaaatggaaattacaTTCTAAAAGTGAAACCACGGTATTTACCATGGTTATTGCTGACTAGAGACTGGGTTAAATGTGAATGAGCATGAAGATGACAGCTCAAACTGCCtgctactgtgtgtgtcttactATGCCATCCACGTAAACTGAAGGAAGCCTTAAGTCAAGCTGACTGTTACACACAGAAATGGAGATAAATCATCacctggtgtttttgttttcctgttgtgAGGATATTTCTGCAAACTCCGGCAGTACTCATTAAAATTACATCACCTAAAGGAGAGAGTGCCAGCGTGAAATCTTGGCAATGTTGCCCAACCGGGGaatgttggggtggggggggtctgCTTGAATGTATTATATTGGCACATGAATTTGTTAAGAGGATGCAGGATGagtcagaggaaatgtgtgtaatttctgtgtatttacgactctgtgtgtgtgtgtgtttctgttcattgttTATTCCTATTAAATTAAGGccgaaaaaatgattttatgcCAACATtgttcttctccctctcttttgtctttcaatCATCATCTCTATGTGTATCTCTTGTTATTTTTCTAGTCCATTCCTGACTACAGTTTTAAATCTTGAAGTGGTTAACAGCAAGATGAATTGGAACCtatttttaatcttcttttttctggtcCTTCTCTCAACAGGAGCGACACCCACTCTGTCTTCCTGAAGACGTTTGTGGCATGAAACCAGATCAGACGCATCTTTcattcatcacctcctccttcatctccctccACCACTCTCCAGTAAGGAACTCTCTCTCAGCTCCACCGCATTGATGAGGTAACGTCGAGCTCCAAGCAACGCAGCATCCACCTGCTCAAACGCcaccctccccccttcctccccctgccTTCTGTTAACCCTTCCATCACAGCCATGGGACAGAAGATTTCTGGTGGAATTAAATCGGTGGACGGTCGCGGGGAAAGCGGCGGCTCCCCATCCTACCGGCCCTTGGCCCATCGCCGGCAGCACCCAGAGCTGAGGGGCCCGGACTTCTCCAAACCTCCCAGGCTGGATCTCCTCCTCGACATGCCATGCGCTGGACTGGAGACCCAGCTCCGTCATGCATGGAACGCTGATGACCGATCACTCAACATATTCATCAAAGATGAGGACAAGTTCACATTTCACCGCCACCCGGTAGCTCAGAGCACGGACTGCATCCGGGGGTGTGTTGGATACACAAGGGGACTCCATGTGTGGAAGATCCACTGGCCCACCCGGCAACGAGGCACCCATGCTGTAGTTGGGGTGGCAACCTCAGAAGCTCCTTTACATTCTGTTGGTTACACGGCACTGGTGGGTTCAGACTGTGAATCCTGGGGCTGGGATCTGGGACGGAACCGGCTCTACCATGACAGTAAGAACCGGGCCCACAGCGCGCTGCCGTCTTACCCCTGTTTCCTGGAGCCGGAGGAGTCGTTCACCCTGCCGGACTCTCTGCTCGTGATTCTGGACATGGACGAAGGAACCTTGAGCTTCATGGTCGATGGACAGTATCTAGGTGTGGCATTTAGAGGGCTGAAAGGCAAGAAGTTGTATCCCATCGTCAGTGCTGTGTGGGGACATTGTGAGATATCCATGAAGTACATCAATGGCTTGGATCGTGAGTATCACCACACGACACTACGAACAAATAAGCATGGTTCAATACGCAAGGCAgatttatgtttacattcatgttGAGGAAAAGCCACgattttctaaatatttaaatgcatcTGCTGAATCATCCTCCAACATGTCATAGACATCATTAGGAGGTTATTAATACAAGACTAGTAAACTAGCTGTGGAAGTGCAGTCTCATTGTCACAGTCACCACATCTCCTAGGTTTTGGTAAGATCACCCAGCAAACTCAGAGTTTGTGTACTGAACGCTAGGTGTTTCCCCAAATCTATTCGGatcatgcttttttttggtttgttttctttttttttttaaatttattttgtgatttacaaGTTATAGTTTTGAATGTAAATTTGAAAAAGTAGTTTTGATTCAATAGTGAAGTAATGAGCATTCAGCAGGCTGCTCCTGTAGCGGTAGCAGTGGGTTGGTGTATCGGGGATCTGTCGTCATGTATTGTGATACGCAGTTGTAGGCTTTTTTATCCTGGTTTCAGTCTTGGTTTCATAATTCTAACATCCGTGTTTCAAACCCTCTCTTTGGCAGCAAACTAGGTGAAAGCCATTTTGATAAGCTAATGATTACCATTGTCCGCAACAATTTCAGGAACgcctgaaagcagcttatgtgacaagagagaagagctgtattactctggggggaaaaatgacaaCTACAGATTTCGACACTGTGTTATTTTGTCTGTTCTTTGACTCACTGTCCAAAATTGTGGCGACATTACATCTCGCTGTGGAAATGTCTCAAGAGGTTATTTTGTCTGCGTAAACCGGCTGTGCTTTACAGTGGATATGAGAGGGAGAGCAGTTTGGATTTCGTTCAGCCCACTTTGGGTTTAGCTATCTGAATATGGCGTGACTTGTTCTCAGGAGACCTTGGCTTATGTTCCATCACTCCCACAGTCCTTTCTCAATGTGCGTGGAGAAGAGACGGGCTTCTCCTCCGATCTCAGGTAAACAGTGACTCTTTGAAGAGCTTGTTAGAAGAGACCTCGGATACTCATCATGGACActtacacacatgtacacacacccGCCAGGAAGGGAAAGTGTGTGTTATGAAAACATGCCTTATGATCTTACTCTCCCCCCTGTTTGCAGAACCCAATGGGTGTTACTTGATACCacaacagtgtgtttttgtccgtTACCTGGCTCAAAGCTGAGAAGAAACTCTCTCTGTGTAGTTTGTTGCATTGGATTTCTCATTGCCCAGTCGCCTCAACATTTTCCTTGAGAATGTCTTTGAAACTCTCTGCTCTCATGAGTCCCTGTGAAAATGGGCCTCATCCCAGTTTTCGATGGGATGTTTCGGTCTTTAAACTGCAGCGGGCCTACTCAAAGATGCATCAGAatggaaacaaaacacttgGCAGTTTTTTCAGACGTgaatttttttaacctttcttAAGAActgcgtgactgtgtgtgtgatgtttggtAATCTCTACCAGAGATATTGAATTTGGAAATAATAAGGGAGGAGATAAACCACAAAAGGGGAGGGTATTTAAACAAAACCTTGTGCAATGCATCACGTGTATTCAGGTCAGACATAAGGGTGTCGACGGTGTCACGTCACATCACTCTAGGTTGAGCAGTGAAAGAAGGGAAACGTGTCATGAAACATTGTACATGCAGTAGTAGACGTTTaacctgtgggggggggggagcaattTAAGCCTTATTTAGAGGCAACGcctaacattttttaaagcagtttttattgatttgactTGTGGTTCtacatatttagttttttatgtaCCAGTGACCAGTGAAAGTACATTTATGGCTCTCTTCCCATGCATTTAGATAGGAGCCTGTTCTCTTGAAATAACTGCCTGGTGGCgttgccaagatggctgccgtgTGGCGAGACTTGCCCATCTTTCCCAACTTTGTCTCTACACTCAGGCTTACTTCAAAGCACATACTTTGGCTGTTAAAATCGCCTCACTTGAGCCATATTCCATTCACGGACCAACCCATCTGCTGGATTTTACGGCGGGTGATGGGCCACCTAGAAGAATATGGAGAATACCGAGTCCCTTCAAAGTCCCGGTTTCTACAAGCATGTAGACGTCACGCTGTGAAATGAGTTTTGACTGTTGAAAATGTGCTAAGCTTAATGCAGgcggggagagagtgaaggttGAAAAGCTCATCCTGATAGGTTTTTCTGAAGGAATAGGAAAAGATCCAGTAGGTGTAGTAAATGAGGCTGACAGGGATATGTgtgtgaaaaacagacagaggcggcaggacatttaaaaatacacatttcatcaAAATACAAAACCCAGTGGCACAGTGTaattaatgtatgtatgtgcacaaaatatgttgtgcgtgcgtgcgtgcgtgtgcagacagatggagactAATGCTTCATTGGGAGTCCCAGGTAGGGGTAATCCACTTGAACCACCAAATCTGAAAACAGTGCTTTTGCTTTCTAATTACACTAACACATAACCATGTTCATAGCTGAGAGGTCTTTCAGGGTTAGTAGCTTTGCAGTGCATTGATGTGAATCTGCAACAGTTACTGTGGTAGAGAGTAATATCTCAAGTTGTTATTCAGCGGTGAGGTAAATAACCTCGAGTATGCGCTCTCTTTTCTGCAGAGTGGGCAAACTCTGTGTGATTACAGTCTGTGTGGCGGCTCCGTTCAATATCCGTTGTGAGTTGAATCGGCTTGTCTGCCCCGCAGATGACTCGGATAGTGAGAATGAAGTCATAATTGCTGCCTGTCTGTGAGTGTATGAGTGGATGTGAATGGCAAACCAGCTGTATATGTCGGCCAGACTACAGACATTGTATCATATACCTGtatattgctgttttttttcatcaagtgttttgcaggaaatgtgtgtgaggCTCACTAAGTGCATGTTcatgagtatgtgtgtatgtgtgtgtgctcatgagAAATCCTCTTGGAAGTTCAGTAATGACTTTATCTAACGTGCCTTCCTGTGAGAAGCGACTATTGGATGGTTTGTGAATTACTGTTGTGAGGGGAAACGACATGACTGCAGGGTATTAAAAAGAGATTTACAGACTTGGCGTCTCCACACCACAAACTGTTAGTTTTTCTCATCACCCCGGGTGATGAGAAAAAGGGGCCTCGCTGCACCATGAGCAGCTGATCGTCACTTTGCACCACCTTAGATCATCGCTCCCATTCGCGcagtaacacaacacacaccagtgAGGCATAAAACCAACAGCACTACGGGGCTCGTGGTAGTTTTGGGACGATCACACAAAGCAGTCAGGGGCAGATAAGTTAAGTTTTCATAAGCACTAATACAGATAAATGCTGAGCAGGGTTCAAACTGcatcatactgtaaatgtgatgtaaattattcatccTCCCCGCGCCATGACTTCCAGTATATTTCACTTGGTTGTTGCTACATAAACGTGTATAACTAATGTATTTGTTACCTTGAAGCACACTCTCATCTGCGTCTGtgcaatgtctctctctctctcacacatgcacgcacacacacgcacacaaactcacgcacacacacgcacacacacacacagttcggTATTTTCTCTTGTCCTTTCTCTGTAATTGTACCAATTAGCAGCAATTTGATTTCCTACAATGGCTGCCGTCCTCGCTTCAGCCCTGATATGTGCCACCTCCTCTCTCagtctttttcttcccccctctgcTCTTTGGACTCGAGGACACACATCTCACCAGACTCCATTTAAAAATTTGGCAGATTAATGTTGACTCCCAAGCACCCAGAACGCAACATCTTCTAAATCATTAGAACATAGTGTCGGCTACATATCACTAGTTCTCACTTGAATACCTTCAAAATCCAATTAGGGGCCTGGTTTTAACTTGAGTGAATAGGACTACaacgtctctttttttctaagcGCTGGTGGGGAAACTAATgtcaatgctttttttctcagttGCTGACAAATTTACACTCAAGGTTCTTCATCCAACAGCTGTGATATGATTCACCAGCACAAAGCAGTTCCAGCCGCAGACAGTTTAGCTGACTGGACGACAGGACCAATCATTACTGTCTCCGAGactgttttctcctctctgtgctcccTTAGCAGTGTGGAACGGGGAGGATGGGTTTAAAAGATAGGAAGACAAGTAGGAACGATGACAAGTGAGAGCGACAGAATGGAAGAAAAAGTggcagatagacagatacagtGAGAAGTAAAAGCATGGAAAGATTAAATAGCAGCGGACATGCAAAACTTACATTTTATAGATAAGTGAGGGGATGGAGCCAGAATACAAAGGCACAATATAAGAGAGGGTTTGAAGGACAGAAAGTTGTGTTGAACAATGTGAATGAGAGGGCATGACACCGACCCTCAACTGACTTTTGGAAGCCaaattgtcatatttatttatttttaagtttgaaaactGCATTGCATCAGCTCCACTTCTCTGCACCATAATTTTGTGACTTCACGTTTTAACTGCACTGTGTgagaaatgacaaacacatgTAAGTGCTGGACTTCCAAACTTGCTGAGAGAAACGTGGCATTTGCGGCATGTAGACACAAATACTAACACTGGGTTTTCATTGGCAGCAGGGATTAATTCATACTTCATGGTTAAAATCACAACTGCAGTTTCATTCAGGCGTCACATTCCTGCAGTTATTTCAACTAGAAGTGAcccacttcttttttctctcctgtaaGCCGGCCTGATACTctgacctccctccctcttccctacTGTTTAGTCTGCATCACATGAGCTTACACACTCCAGGTCTGACCAAAACCAGCTGCTGCGTGCCGCTGCAcgcagcggcagcagccacCCATTCTCCAAAGCTACAGAAAACTGAGATCCATTCATGACCAGCTTGTTTACCTGAGGGACATGGCATCCTGATGAGGTACCATGCTTTAGTTCACTTTAGTATGTCAATCAGTCTGAAAGGTCAGAGTCATTTTATCTTTCCCTTTAGAGCACAATACAATTGTTCTGGTAACATGCTGTCACAACAAGTCCTGTTACACCTTCAGGTTGTAATCCAGAGATTTCACCTGAGTCAATTTGACGATAACTCTGTTACAGCAAATTCAGGTTAGGTGTTATTTTATTGGATGTTTTTTGCACATGTTTTATACCCTTTTTTGGTTGATGATTATAATATTCTAACTGTTATTTAATTGCACTGTTAAGCACAGCactagtttttatttttgtttattttttttgcacctcTGATCCTTGGAAATGCAATTTTGTTCCACTCTATATGAGAATGTATATGGATGGGAATGACAGTATCCTTAGAATCCTTGAAAACATGAGAGAAGCAGCATGTTTATCTGTTGACAGCCAAACAGAGATCAAGAATGGCATGTTCATCCACTAGTGATGAAACCTACGAAACCTGCTAGATAATGACAGAAAGTAAATACacttaattattattttttttaaatggcaaaataaatagtaaaataaagaTAGGATTTGATTCAAATCCAAAATTGGGAACTTCAAATTTTGCAGTTATCGGTTATCGGGCTGTTCTTTTTAAGAATGCCCTGACCAGTTGTCAATTAGATCAGACAATTACTACAGACGTGTTTTTTTACGTGTCAGTATAAAAGCTTGGTTAATTAAACTGATGTCTTCATCACTTCGCTCGTAAAATCCCTTTAGGGATATCTGAACTGAGTTCTTTCCGACTTTGTTGCTCTTACTGACACTATCAACTTACCAGTGCATTACAAATATTATCTTTTCTGTAATCCctataatgtttattttatgttgtttttctgattaGAAATTTGGAGTAAATCTATGGACAAAATTCCTGTCAtgcaaatattttcaatgttatTTCCTCAGGCCTGGAAATATTCATCTCTCAGATTCCTGCTGCATCAGCTTTACAAAAGAggtgaaataattaaatttgtGCTTCCCAAAGCACTGAAATATGACAACAGCATCATGTTGTTCCAGAAAAGGCTGTTTAGCTGCTTTTTACTGTCAAAATAATTCCAAATAAAACTGTCCACAGGGAAGTCGGTTAATTATCCCGTGTAGCTGTGGGGAAATTGTTTCTGGAAAAATCTGTTTGTTGTAGAGTTTTTAAAGGTAATTTCATTAGTTTATGAAAGCGCATAAAATGGAAAACTACCAGTGTGTTTAGACGCCACTTAGGGAATGTGAGAAGATGTTTTGATTTGCGTGTACTGATCCTTTAACAACAGTTTCTGTCCTCAAGATTAGGTCCCACACTGTCTCTATGATTGTGCACAATTTGTGGCTCATTGAAATGTGGGCAGGTGGGTTTGTCCTTTAGCTTAACTTAGCTGCTAGCCTAAAAtgcaaatttcatttcatttcaaattgcaaACACTTCCCAACGTTTCTTCCCTAAAGTTGAGAAAGCAGTTTGTCTTTGCACTGTAATCTCCAGCCCCCAGTTATTGGAAGCTGCATCAACAAATATCCTCCTCAAGTTAAAGTCCTTTGTTGTCTCTACAAGCCTTTCTCTTGACACAAATGGCTGTGATTGGTCTGTTCTGAAACGGCACTATGAGATTATGTGACACAGAAAAGGCTCAGATTTGTGTTTGAAAGTGCTGCATGTTTCCTCCATCAACCTCTGCTCTGAGATCTCAACACCCTGGGCTCCAGCAGGCAACAGTGGTGTCATGTCAGCGTGCTAATAATCATATATTCAACAgcagagatgaaaagaggagtGGGGGGcggcaaagaaaataaaaaaaataaaacaagacaagagaaatGAAAGAGTAGGAGAAGAGTGGGGAAACTGGCGACatgtgagagaagaaagaggagcagagaaacctgTATGAAACAGAAAACCCTGATGAGTGAAGATTTTTCATACGATGCCTTGCGTAAGAGCTTTCAGAACAAAAAGATGTCCAAACAAAAGAAGGGTATGAATAAAGGAACACGTGGAGCCAAATGGGGAGAATGTGAAAAGATGGATAAAGCAAATATGTAGACAATGAGACAGATGCAGCCTTGAGATGTGAGCGTGGCCCTGGATCAAAGCTCGACAGCCAGAATGAAGAGTGACAGAGACGGGATGACAAACGTCAAAAAGAGAAGGAGTGAATGAGGTGCAACATGAAAATCAGGTCCAGATCACTCGTGCGGAGGATGATACAGCAGGAGATGGAGGGCTGAAAGAGGAGGGCCGCTCAGAGAGGAGTGAGGCGGTGGAGGAACTACAGTAGGTGCTAATGAAGAGCTGCAGGGACAAACTTCCACTGATCAGTGGAGGTGATAGTCCAGAGATATGAATCACTGTTTCAGCCTCACGCAGACAGAGCCATTCTTTCTTCTTAATTCTATCATTAGCATGCCaacatgctcacagtgacaatgttAACACTATGGATGAATTACAGTGCCTTGCGTCCACTCAGCTTTGCTGCTAATTTATCCTATTAGCCAATCTGTGGTaggctatttaaaaaaaaaaaaaaaccttggtcCATAAAGCATTTTATCATAGATCATAGacaattttcactttttctgttTACACTTTTTGTGTGTCCTTCATTTGATGTTCTTTACTCTTTGATTCCCCCAACTTGTTTTTATTGATCCATACCAGCTTTTTTTACCAGCATCGTAAGGCCAGCGCTGTGTGCAAATGCTCTCACTAATGAGCACCGACACAGGCTTTTGACATTAATCTCCTTAAATTAACTGCAGGACATAATGTcaataacaaaattaaaaaaacatcaacatgaacTAATGTTTTAGAAAACAATCATTCAgtgatttatttgaaatgaattcCTGATTTGATTTACATCCTGACTAGGAAACCAGTTGCATGGTGACAATGGTGACTTACAGATATAGCTGTCTCTATAGCAACCTGACTGCCAACTCCTTCACCGTAGACTTACAGcaattctttttgtttaaactgGATGCTGGAAGCTTTTGTACAACACGATGTACATTACATTTAGAAATGTGTTATTTGGTTCCCCTTCTCTCAGTAAAGTACACAACCTCTTGTAACAAAGCTCATTAGATGGGCCTTTAGTTCTAGCATATGTATTTGGTTTTTCATGCCAAACCTGCTATAACTGTCCATCAGTCCATGTGCAAAACCACATGGACTGTTTGCCTTCTCCTAATCTTCTGCCAGATAGTGCTAGGCTTGTTAGCTTAATTTCCAGATGTCAAGAGAATATTTTCAccccaaattatttttattgaccaaaagaaaaacttcaggAAGCACCAGCAGAGCAAAATTGGAAGTGTTTCTACATTgcatcctttttattttgttccattTAGCTCTATAAAGGTCAGAAGAGGAGAGCTCCATGGACATGGAGGATAgtgaaaaatacaacagacagAAATTTAGAGAATACTTAAGGAAATTATGGATCAGCGGAATAATATGGAGCTGCAAGTGAAGAGGATTATtggttgaatatgaaaaaagggGCCACTGCTGGAGAAGATGACagagaaaagcataaaaaagtgtgtgcgcgtgcatgtgtgtgtgtgttaaaagcCCTGCTGTTAGCTATATTAGTTTTGTATAAGCACCTATGGCTATGTAGGCTGGGAGAAGATGAGGCACAGACTGAataactgcagagagaaaactaGAGTGATTTGGCACCTGATTATTGCCCCATTTACCCTGCCGCTCTGTCCGGATCGATCCCTTTCCCCTCAGTCCCGTCGCCCCCCCTGCCGTGCAGATGTGTCTGTGTAGTTGTGTCATACATAGGTATTGGTTGAAATAGGCATGGGGACATTACCTTTGTGTCATTTATACGAGCAGGTCGCTCTGTATTAGaatcatttgaatttgattaaaaaacatattgaaaacATCAATAAAACTGTTTGATGGATCTGTTTTGCCTCGTGGTGACTTAtgcaccacagcagcagccactgaaGATTCAGAGACGTTTTTTACTTAgcgaggaaaagaagaggagctgaaatgcattttgaaagCTGCCCAGTCGCTTTTACAGACCCATAAATCCCATGTTTAACGCCACCACAGACTAGACTATAATTGTGAGCCACATTTTATCCCAGACACAAGTGCC encodes:
- the LOC118310797 gene encoding SPRY domain-containing SOCS box protein 4-like, whose product is MGQKISGGIKSVDGRGESGGSPSYRPLAHRRQHPELRGPDFSKPPRLDLLLDMPCAGLETQLRHAWNADDRSLNIFIKDEDKFTFHRHPVAQSTDCIRGCVGYTRGLHVWKIHWPTRQRGTHAVVGVATSEAPLHSVGYTALVGSDCESWGWDLGRNRLYHDSKNRAHSALPSYPCFLEPEESFTLPDSLLVILDMDEGTLSFMVDGQYLGVAFRGLKGKKLYPIVSAVWGHCEISMKYINGLDPEPLPLTDLCRRAARLALGRERLQEIESLPLPQSLKNYLQYQ